Part of the Stigmatopora argus isolate UIUO_Sarg chromosome 3, RoL_Sarg_1.0, whole genome shotgun sequence genome, TCATTCTACATGCGATTATCGGACAATGGCCAGAAAGAGAGAGGCGAAAGGGACGCAGAGCAGGGGGAGAATGGATCAGGACGAGCGTgttgatttttcttcttcttggaaGAATCCGGCGACTGTGCTTGCCTCCACTCGGGCTCCCTCGCTCCTGTCTCCCTCACTCACTGCGCCGAGAGGTGCTGAAGAGAGGAACTAGATCCAGCTGTGACGGGAGAGAGGAGGGACAGGAacgaggaggatgaggagatggaggaggaggaggagcggggGAAGAAGAAGCACTGATGCGCCATTACGCGCTGAGACCATCAAACTTCTGGGCAAATGCGCACCCTACAGGCTGTGTGACATCAAAGCACCACATCAAGACAGCATATAATGATCACAAAAGGTTTTTTCACGGGCTCCTGATAGGCCAACAAATGTACATTCCGTACTTTTGTCTTGAGTACAAATACAGAATCAATAAATAGCCTTAACTGAAATAAGCCGAGGTAGGTGGTAATAGTACATTTCAGTTTAACCCTTTGAAAATTGATGCACAACATCGGTCAAAAGTCATCAGGCacagtttctatttttattttgagaattCAGTTTTCAATGTATTCTCTAATTAACTTGTTTCAACCATAATAtactcttatttttttcctttctaaattttttattgtaaaCTGATTTTCATTCGCTGTTTTTccaatgtgccctgcaattggctgacaacATATCCAGGGTGTCCATAcagcccacagttggctgggatatactccagcaccccctgcgacccttgtgaggattaatggtatgaaaaaatgaatcatgtaaaaagaatatttgcagtttccccctttttgtttttgttttacgaTTGGCTTTTAACCATTTTCTAGGTTATTGTACGCCTAAACCGATACATTAATGCGCATAATTAATGATATTTGTGTACTTTTTATTAAGAAAGTTGCCTTTCACGCGTAACCTAGAGTACGtgtttctaatttttttttaatacatgtagTCTAAATATTTGTCGAGGGTACGTGAACGCGACAGAACGAACCGTGACGTCACATGACACATTGACACGGAAGTACGCCGCTTGTTTTGCTAGTGTCGTTAGCCTAGCCTTTTTCCACACATAAATGTCATGAAAGTGTAAATAAGTGCACTACATAAATGGTCAGGTAGGAATTTTATCAATTAAGTCCTGTGATTTTTGGTTCCTTTAAATGTGACTTTTACGGTGTtgattttaatgtatttgttaCGATAGGCGTTAAGTGCTTAGTCTTCGATTGTAACTCATTCTTCTCGGAAATATACCTATTCTCAATTCAAAGTGCCCTTTTATtatcagtttattttttttacgatCCAAATGAAGGGTTGGCATATCCAAATGTGTGACATGGGATCATGTGTTGCTGCTTCCCCAGTCATGTGAGAGTCAGAAGCGGTGCAAATGCTCATGAAATGTGctgaatttttaaaagaatgtaaATTTCCATGCAAGATTGTCAAacttgctattatttttttgacaaactGGACTTTTCAAACGTAACAGGATTGGAGGTCTTGTGTATGTTATTGACAATTCTGTCGAACCAATCCACAATAGTGAAATTAAAAATCCCTGCATTGATCAAgtaaaataattgtaataaaGGCCATGTTTTCCATTTTGATGCAGAATGACCCAGAAGCTTTGCCTGGAGGGTCAGGTGTACTCAGTGCCTCTCATTCAGCCGGACCTGAGGAGAGAAGAGGCTGTTCTTCAGATAGCTGATGCTTTGTTCTTTTTGGAAACCATCTCCACGGATATTTTCAGGAGGTGACCTTCACCCAAATTTACCTTAAATTAAAGTATCACAATTTGCTTAacaaatgaatattatttttgcatttatttttgtcttgtgTATTGCTTTTAGAGTGTCCGAGAGTGTGGAGAAAAACCGCTGCCACCTGCAAAGTGTCACCGACAGGATTCGACTGGTTCAGGCTCGTGTTGACAGGATCAAAGGCAGTAAAAAAGCCACCAAGGTATTCAAACCCTCAAAATAAAGAGTTTTTACCCACCTATACACGTCTGAATTGTTTTCCTCTCTCTAACAAATTGGCCTGATCCATAAGTATCCACAGAATTATTGTATACCACTGCAAATTGTAGCATATTTATATACTGAGTACCTCTTGTGTGTTTTCAGGTTTTCTCCAGTGCCAAATATCCAGCCCCAGACCGACTCCAGGATTATTTGTCCATCTTCAACGGAGCCGTTGACCCCTCGACACAAGCCCGTCAGCAAAAAAGGATACATAATAAGCTTCGGCCCTTTGATGAGAAAACATTACAGGTGAGCTTGGACAGATCACTGCATCTCATATCACTGCATATTAATCCGAATTCGTCAATAAGCAATTCTTGTCTTAAAGTTTCAGCACGTACAAACGTTCAATTAATGTATCAAGCCACCATTCAACAACCACGTTGACTCCTATAATTGGGCATTATAGGGAtagcaaaagattttttttgcctttgacCCAGCTGGAGAGAGGGACTCTTCGGCATAACATAACCACCCGTCAAAACAATCTTATTTCAGCAAGGTGCTAAAAATAAGATTATTGTACTACCAACATAATttgggattggataactttattcatcctgtattcgggaaatttcgtcaATTTCATCAATCTGTGTTAAGGCATCTGGGAACTGCTTTGCAACTTCAGCCAAACTGCAcagtttccttaaaaaaaactgtatttccATTGGCATaccggcagaggttgacaggtatgcattggTACCACTGCTTTGCAATAAGATTTTTCCAAGTGTCTTGTCTTGAGAGAAATGAAATCACTTCACTGCAATTGGTACACAAatacattatttactttcccacACAGAAACAACTCATTCTGCCAGGACTTACAGGACCCCCCGCCCGCTCCCCTTTGTTTTTGCAGAGATCCGTAGGGTTCAGTGGCCAAACTTTGACGCAAATAGCAACAAAACTGTGATGGAAGTCACATTTTATAGCTTGTCACCTGAcctgcttttgtttttcttgctgACAGGAGAAGCTAGTCTACTTCCCCGTGTGTATAAGCAAAAAGAAGAAGTCGGAGGATGAGACGGAAGAAGGGCTGGGCAGCCTGCCCCGCAACATCTCCTCTGTCAGCTCGTTATTGCTCTTCAACACCACTGAAAACCTGTGAGTGCACACACAATCAACAGAAGAATAAAGATTACCTAAAATATTACAACATAAAGAAAATCCACATCAGAAGTTGAacgtttgttttaaaaaatatttttgccactatCATAGGtctaagtcaagggtgtcagactcgggttggttcgcgggccgctttaacgtcaacttgatttcacgtgggccggaccattttagatataatatttagatagttttttttgtataaattgattaaaagaactagattaaaagccctgaatattcagttttatatagatctaaaacaatgtttattttagcttttttttatatttttagattttacaaaattatttttgaactaaaaacacagaagaaattgattaaaaaattacaattattgatttaaaagggggaaaatcaggaaatttaatatacatctatactcttcattttaatttgatcctaaaacagaaagtcggcactcatgatttaccttcccgggccacacaaaatgatgcggcgggccagatttggcccccgggacgccactttgacacacgcgGTCTAAGGAATATtacatttgcatatttaaacaCGCTGTGAAACCATTTTTCACATaaaggtcatttattttaaactttttttattactttaaaTCCCCTTTCCTCCATTGTGCAAAGCTACAAGAAATACGTGTTTCTTGATCCTCTTGCGGGAGCCGTGACCAAAACGCACATGACCATCGAGATGGAAAAAGAGGATAAGCCTTTTGACGCGCCGTTGTCCATCACAAAGAGAGAGCAGCTCGAGAGACTGGTCAGTTACAAAATGCCACTTGGAGCAaaagtcttttaaaaaacgtTGGCTCTTTTGGTTCAGTTATAATGTCAAAGTCTGTGTTGAAGATCATCAGGCACCAATCTTTCGACAGACTGCAGAGAACTACTTCTATGTGCCAGACTTGGGTCAGGTGCCCGAGATCGACGTGCCGTCGTACCTGCCTGACCTGCCGGGCATCGCCGACGACTTGTCCTACAGCGCCGACCTAGGGCCGGGGTTTGCCCCGTCCGTACCGACGCACAGCATTCCCGAGCTTCCGGCCTTCTCGGAGGAGAGCGGCGGTATTTAAGCATACTTGCACGCTGAAACTCAGTttcatttagcaaaaaaatattttgttgcaaCATCAATCATGAGTGCACCCCACAAAATAAGCTGTTTTTTGTTGCAGGAGGCGAGATCCATCCTATCAATCTTCCTCCTCCcccacctcctcctccgccgcctccaccaccaccacctcctcctGCACTTGGTCCTCCTGCAGGaccgcctcctcctccacctcctccgccGCCTCCCGCGGAAGTCACGACAGACAATGTCAACGCTCCTAGCTCAGGTTTGCTGATCATGAAAGATTAAACATCGGTTCTGTTTCCAAAttgattctcttttttttggtcGTTCAAATTGGATCCATGTGCACTGCTTACACTAACAACATAGCTTTAAAAATGAACTTACCTCATTTACAAAAGCAGTCAATGTTTCCAGCTTAGCAATTTCATTGTTATATTTAATCACATTTCTAAATTTTCAAGACTCTAactcattgacagtgatagagcGACAAGAATTTTACATGCATTTGGCATATGACTTATATAATTGAAACTAAGGACGCACATCGATAACCTAAGAGCTTTGTGATTTTTTAGCTTAACTCACTTCTATTGACGGCAATATATGTCCAACACGTGAACTTGATCTCAAAGATAGAGACATGGAACGGAACATAAGTCAATAATGGCTTGAAATCAGAAATTGTATTTTGCCAAAATACCTTTAGGTTTTATTTCCTAATCATG contains:
- the wash1 gene encoding WASH complex subunit 1 isoform X1, whose amino-acid sequence is MVRMTQKLCLEGQVYSVPLIQPDLRREEAVLQIADALFFLETISTDIFRRVSESVEKNRCHLQSVTDRIRLVQARVDRIKGSKKATKVFSSAKYPAPDRLQDYLSIFNGAVDPSTQARQQKRIHNKLRPFDEKTLQEKLVYFPVCISKKKKSEDETEEGLGSLPRNISSVSSLLLFNTTENLYKKYVFLDPLAGAVTKTHMTIEMEKEDKPFDAPLSITKREQLERLTAENYFYVPDLGQVPEIDVPSYLPDLPGIADDLSYSADLGPGFAPSVPTHSIPELPAFSEESGGGEIHPINLPPPPPPPPPPPPPPPPPALGPPAGPPPPPPPPPPPAEVTTDNVNAPSSAPVSGAPCEVVQPSDGRASLLESIRNAGGIGKAKLRNVKERKMEKKKQKEQEQVVAASSGGDFMSDLFNKLAMRRKGISGKGPTGSDSTEPLAGTGGAFARMSDVIPPLPTPQTTTDDADWEV
- the wash1 gene encoding WASH complex subunit 1 isoform X2, with the translated sequence MTQKLCLEGQVYSVPLIQPDLRREEAVLQIADALFFLETISTDIFRRVSESVEKNRCHLQSVTDRIRLVQARVDRIKGSKKATKVFSSAKYPAPDRLQDYLSIFNGAVDPSTQARQQKRIHNKLRPFDEKTLQEKLVYFPVCISKKKKSEDETEEGLGSLPRNISSVSSLLLFNTTENLYKKYVFLDPLAGAVTKTHMTIEMEKEDKPFDAPLSITKREQLERLTAENYFYVPDLGQVPEIDVPSYLPDLPGIADDLSYSADLGPGFAPSVPTHSIPELPAFSEESGGGEIHPINLPPPPPPPPPPPPPPPPPALGPPAGPPPPPPPPPPPAEVTTDNVNAPSSAPVSGAPCEVVQPSDGRASLLESIRNAGGIGKAKLRNVKERKMEKKKQKEQEQVVAASSGGDFMSDLFNKLAMRRKGISGKGPTGSDSTEPLAGTGGAFARMSDVIPPLPTPQTTTDDADWEV